One segment of Triticum aestivum cultivar Chinese Spring chromosome 2A, IWGSC CS RefSeq v2.1, whole genome shotgun sequence DNA contains the following:
- the LOC123188105 gene encoding probable cysteine protease RD19D: MRPPLPPAWLPPRNAPHRLYLMTPPVQDRLPRKVSIRTMAARLVVLLLALVHAGVSAEDVIRQVTDGGHGAGRPGLLPEAQFAAFVRRHGKQYSGPEEYARRLRVFAANVARAAAHQALDPGARHGVTPFSDLTREEFEARLTGLAGAGDVLRSVRGMPAAAPATEEEVAALPASFDWRDKGAVTDVKMQGVCGSCWAFSTTGVVEGANFVATGKLLNLSEQQLVDCDHTCDAVAKTECNSGCSGGLMTNAYKYLMSSGGLMEQAAYPYTGAQGTCRFDRSKVAVRVANFTAVPLDEDQMRAALVRGGPLAVGLNAAFMQTYVGGVSCPLICPRALVNHGVLLVGYGARGFSALRLGYRPYWLIKNSWGQQWGEGGYYKLCRGRNVCGVDSMVSAVAVAP; the protein is encoded by the exons ATGCGTCCTCCCCTTCCTCCTGCATGGCTGCCACCTCGCAATGCTCCCCATCGCCTATATTTGATGACGCCTCCGGTGCAGGACCGACTACCGCGCAAGGTTTCCATACGTACCATGGCTGCCCGGCTCGTCGTCCTCCTTCTAGCGCTCGTCCACGCCGGCGTGTCCGCCGAAGACGTCATCCGGCAGGTGACGGACGGCGGCCACGGCGCTGGACGCCCCGGTCTGCTCCCGGAGGCGCAGTTCGCGGCGTTCGTGCGGCGACACGGCAAGCAGTACTCGGGCCCCGAGGAGTACGCGCGCCGGCTGCGCGTGTTCGCGGCCAACGTGGCCCGCGCAGCCGCCCACCAGGCGCTCGACCCGGGCGCGCGCCACGGCGTCACGCCCTTCTCCGACCTCACCCGGGAGGAGTTCGAGGCGCGCCTCACcggcctcgccggcgccggcgacgtCCTGCGCAGCGTGCGGGGGATGCCCGCCGCGGCGCCGGCcacggaggaggaggtcgccgcgcTGCCCGCCAGCTTCGACTGGCGCGACAAGGGCGCCGTCACCGATGTGAAGATGCAGGGCGTGTGCGGCTCGTGCTGGGCGTTCAGCACAACCGGCGTCGTGGAGGGCGCCAACTTCGTCGCCACGGGGAAGCTCCTCAACCTCAGCGAGCAGCAGCTGGTCGACTGCGACCACACG TGCGACGCGGTGGCGAAGACCGAGTGCAACAGCGGCTGCTCCGGCGGACTGATGACGAACGCTTACAAGTACCTGATGAGCTCCGGCGGGCTGATGGAGCAGGCGGCGTACCCCTACACGGGAGCGCAGGGGACGTGCCGGTTCGACAGGAGCAAGGTGGCAGTCCGCGTGGCCAACTTCACCGCCGTGCCGCTCGACGAGGACCAGATGCGGGCGGCGCTCGTCCGCGGCGGGCCCCTGGCGGTGGGCCTGAACGCGGCGTTCATGCAGACGTACGTCGGCGGCGTGTCCTGCCCGCTCATCTGCCCGCGGGCGCTGGTGAACCACGGCGTGCTCCTCGTCGGCTACGGCGCGCGCGGCTTCTCGGCGCTGCGGCTCGGGTACCGGCCCTACTGGCTCATCAAGAACTCGTGGGGGCAGCAGTGGGGGGAGGGCGGGTACTACAAGCTCTGCCGCGGCCGCAACGTCTGCGGCGTCGACAGCATGgtctccgccgtcgccgtcgccccgtgA
- the LOC123188106 gene encoding bet1-like protein At4g14600 → MANPMYGSGPLRSRNASSSDEIQLRIDPVHGDLDEEIDGLHSRVRMLKGVAQEINSEAKFQNDFLNQLQLTLTKAQAGVKNNMRRMNKSIIQQGSNHIVHVVLFALLCFFVVYLLSKFSRR, encoded by the exons atggccaacccgATGTACGGCTCCGGGCCGCTTCGATCCAG GAACGCGTCGAGCTCGGACGAGATCCAGCTGCGGATCGACCCGGTGCATGGCGATCTTGACGAGGAGATCGACGGGTTGCACTCGAGGGTTCGCATGTTGAAAGGC GTCGCCCAAGAGATAAACTCCGAGGCCAAATTCCAGAATGATTTCCTCAACCAACTG CAACTGACCCTTACGAAAGCTCAGGCTGGAGTGAAGAATAACATGCGAAGGATGAACAAAAGCATCATCCAGCAGGGCTCCAATCATATTGTCCATGTTGTCCTATTTGCTCTGTTATGTTTCTTTGTTGTCTATCTTTTGTCAAAGTTCTCTAGAAGATAG